A genomic window from Shewanella vesiculosa includes:
- a CDS encoding MBL fold metallo-hydrolase — MNSTFSVHEFLDDDSETFTYVVADNATSYAVIIDPVLDFDYKSGRTDTRSAKRVLHWIERQNLTVKWILETHAHADHLSAASFICDKVGGKIGIGEHITEVQDTFKSIFNLEASFLPNGSQFNRLFKHGDRLQVGDMTIRIMHTPGHTPADLAYIINEQAAFVGDTIFMPDVGTARCDFPGGDANTLYDSIQTLFSLPDSTDIYVCHDYPTEGRDHQFKTQVSQQKQHNIHVNDTMSKADFVALRQKRDATLAMPRLILPSIQVNIRAGKMPDAEDNGTVYLKIPINLL, encoded by the coding sequence ATGAACTCTACTTTTAGTGTCCATGAGTTTTTAGATGATGACAGTGAAACGTTCACTTATGTCGTTGCCGATAATGCCACTTCATATGCCGTTATTATTGACCCTGTTTTAGATTTTGATTACAAGTCAGGTCGTACTGATACTCGAAGTGCCAAACGAGTTTTACATTGGATTGAACGTCAAAACTTGACGGTAAAATGGATATTAGAAACCCATGCCCATGCAGACCATTTATCTGCTGCCAGTTTTATATGTGACAAAGTCGGTGGCAAAATAGGCATTGGCGAGCATATCACCGAAGTTCAAGATACTTTTAAAAGCATATTTAATCTTGAGGCGAGTTTTTTGCCGAATGGCAGTCAATTTAATCGACTATTTAAACATGGTGATCGGCTACAAGTCGGTGATATGACCATACGTATTATGCATACTCCAGGGCACACACCTGCCGATTTAGCCTACATCATTAACGAACAAGCCGCTTTTGTAGGTGACACTATCTTTATGCCTGATGTAGGGACTGCGCGATGCGATTTCCCTGGTGGCGATGCCAATACCTTATATGACTCAATCCAGACATTATTTAGTTTGCCAGACTCGACCGACATTTATGTATGCCATGACTACCCTACTGAAGGCCGTGACCACCAATTTAAAACTCAAGTCAGTCAACAAAAACAACACAATATTCATGTTAACGACACCATGTCAAAAGCCGATTTTGTTGCTTTGCGACAAAAACGAGACGCCACATTAGCCATGCCAAGACTGATATTGCCATCGATTCAAGTCAACATTCGTGCAGGAAAAATGCCTGATGCTGAAGACAATGGCACAGTCTATTTAAAAATCCCGATTAACCTTCTTTAA
- a CDS encoding peroxiredoxin has protein sequence MTDSIVSFPQLNRPAPAFNTKTTHGMRSLTDYKGKWLVLFSHPADFTPVCTTEFMGFAQHAAEFAEINTELLGLSIDSIHSHIAWVRNIEENFGVEITFPIISDLSMEVAKAYGMIQPGASDTAAVRATFIIDPEGILRAMVYYPMSNGRSISEFVRLVKALQTSDANGVATPENWQPGDDVIVPPPATTAEAKARLSQGYEYTDWYFSKKSL, from the coding sequence ATGACTGATTCTATTGTTTCTTTTCCACAATTAAACCGACCAGCACCTGCATTTAATACCAAGACGACTCATGGTATGCGCTCTCTCACTGACTATAAAGGCAAGTGGTTGGTGTTATTCTCGCATCCAGCAGATTTTACCCCTGTATGTACTACTGAGTTTATGGGATTTGCACAACACGCAGCAGAGTTTGCTGAGATTAATACCGAATTATTGGGTCTATCTATCGACAGTATTCACTCTCATATTGCTTGGGTACGTAATATTGAAGAAAACTTTGGTGTTGAAATTACCTTCCCTATTATCTCCGATTTATCAATGGAAGTGGCTAAAGCCTACGGCATGATCCAACCTGGCGCGAGTGATACCGCCGCTGTGCGTGCAACTTTCATTATCGATCCTGAAGGTATATTACGTGCCATGGTCTATTACCCAATGAGCAACGGCCGTTCTATTAGCGAATTTGTTCGTTTAGTCAAAGCATTGCAAACCAGCGACGCCAATGGCGTAGCGACTCCAGAAAACTGGCAGCCTGGTGATGACGTTATTGTCCCCCCACCAGCCACTACTGCTGAAGCCAAAGCCCGTTTAAGCCAAGGTTATGAATACACTGATTGGTATTTCAGCAAAAAATCGCTTTAA
- the torR gene encoding two-component system response regulator TorR, with protein sequence MAHPGLTNTVLVVDDEAVIRARLKGYFEREGYRVLEAGDGEQMWQQFTNQHIDLVMLDINLPGTDGLSLARELRSRSDVGIILVTGRDETIDKIVGLEMGADDYVTKPFELRELLVRVKNLLWRISLVKKAQQDVVEQFEQCDDIIAFDKYILELNSRKLSRGDEVIKLTKAEFELLTAFALHPQQVLSRERLMQQTSHRNEDVNDRTIDVIIRRLRNKLQADLFVTVHGEGYLFATKIKD encoded by the coding sequence ATGGCACATCCTGGTTTAACAAATACAGTACTCGTCGTTGACGATGAAGCAGTGATCCGAGCTCGATTAAAAGGTTATTTTGAGCGTGAAGGTTATCGGGTACTTGAAGCTGGAGACGGCGAACAGATGTGGCAACAGTTTACAAATCAACATATCGATTTGGTGATGTTAGATATTAACTTACCCGGTACCGATGGTTTGAGCTTGGCACGTGAACTGAGAAGTCGTTCGGACGTTGGCATTATTTTAGTCACAGGTCGTGATGAAACCATTGATAAAATCGTTGGTCTTGAAATGGGCGCTGATGATTATGTGACTAAACCATTTGAATTAAGAGAACTATTAGTAAGAGTTAAAAATTTGTTGTGGCGAATTTCATTAGTTAAAAAAGCACAGCAAGACGTTGTAGAACAATTTGAACAGTGTGACGATATCATTGCGTTCGATAAATATATTCTTGAGTTAAACAGCCGAAAACTGAGTCGTGGTGACGAGGTGATAAAGCTGACTAAAGCAGAGTTCGAATTACTTACCGCCTTTGCATTGCATCCGCAGCAAGTACTATCTCGTGAGCGACTAATGCAGCAAACAAGCCACCGTAATGAAGATGTAAATGATAGAACCATTGATGTCATTATTCGTCGATTACGAAACAAGCTACAGGCTGACCTGTTTGTGACGGTTCATGGAGAAGGCTATTTGTTTGCGACAAAGATTAAAGATTAG
- a CDS encoding YjjI family glycine radical enzyme, translating to MSLQENIVQIVSHPHLSPKQKSNYLALEAENSLPYVAVSEQVSDAMKDGIICDMFEGHAPFKPRYVLPDYAKYLKQGSEYLALSPAEDFDDALNALMVLYHHVPSVTNIPVFLGHLDALLMPFVAGLDADAIYRKLTRFWILLDRILPDAFMHVNIGPTDNIICRTLLRIDLELQQIAPNLTFMYEPAITPDDLLLQATTNICFCNKPHIANYSLHAETFDKRGFGIVSCYNALPLAGGANTLVRLNLKQVALKATSIDDFFQQVLPYYGQLTFELIEARSAFLHQQSHFFDSFLVKEQLIDEDRFAPMFGIYGMAEAVNILQALSAKELAAAIGSQEATDLSSNAYGHSQAANELGLRISAALANMVTSTPVTYGYKGRALLHSQSGISVDKDVTPGVRIPYRTEPDPISHIQALAKHHQYYTAGISDILSIDETVKSNPQAMFQLCKGAFSLGFREFTANVANNDLVRVTGYMVKRSDIETFKQRGSRSNTSGLAAEAAMNTGILQRQARVIAHEQAPFVYE from the coding sequence ATGTCATTACAAGAAAATATTGTCCAAATAGTCAGCCACCCTCACCTTTCTCCTAAGCAAAAATCAAATTATTTGGCCCTAGAAGCTGAAAATAGTCTGCCATATGTGGCAGTGTCTGAGCAGGTTAGTGATGCGATGAAGGACGGTATTATTTGCGATATGTTTGAAGGCCACGCGCCGTTTAAACCGCGTTATGTTCTGCCCGACTATGCTAAATACCTGAAGCAAGGCTCAGAGTACTTAGCGTTATCACCGGCTGAAGATTTTGATGATGCCCTTAATGCGTTAATGGTGCTTTATCATCACGTGCCGTCGGTGACCAATATTCCGGTGTTCTTAGGTCATTTAGATGCGTTATTGATGCCTTTTGTTGCTGGGCTTGACGCTGATGCCATTTATCGCAAATTAACCCGTTTTTGGATCTTACTTGACCGCATATTGCCCGATGCATTTATGCATGTGAATATTGGTCCGACTGATAATATTATTTGCCGGACTTTATTGCGTATTGATCTTGAGTTACAACAAATTGCGCCTAATTTGACCTTTATGTACGAGCCCGCAATAACACCAGATGATTTATTGTTGCAGGCGACCACCAATATTTGTTTTTGCAATAAGCCTCACATCGCCAACTACTCGTTGCATGCTGAAACATTCGATAAGCGTGGGTTTGGTATTGTCAGTTGTTATAACGCGCTCCCATTAGCTGGCGGCGCCAATACGTTAGTACGACTTAACTTAAAACAAGTTGCCTTAAAAGCCACTAGCATCGATGATTTTTTTCAACAAGTACTGCCTTATTATGGCCAACTCACCTTTGAGCTTATTGAAGCGCGTTCGGCATTCTTACATCAACAATCACATTTTTTCGACAGCTTTTTGGTTAAGGAGCAACTCATTGATGAGGACCGTTTTGCGCCTATGTTTGGGATTTACGGTATGGCTGAGGCGGTCAATATTTTACAAGCCCTGTCTGCTAAGGAGTTAGCTGCCGCTATTGGATCGCAAGAGGCTACTGATCTATCCAGTAACGCCTATGGTCACAGCCAGGCAGCTAATGAATTAGGCCTAAGGATCTCAGCTGCATTGGCTAACATGGTGACATCAACTCCGGTGACCTATGGCTATAAGGGGCGTGCGTTATTGCATTCTCAAAGTGGTATTAGCGTCGATAAAGATGTGACTCCTGGTGTTCGTATTCCTTATAGAACAGAGCCTGATCCTATTAGTCATATTCAAGCGTTAGCGAAGCATCATCAATATTATACTGCGGGAATTAGCGATATTCTTAGCATAGATGAAACCGTAAAATCGAATCCACAAGCCATGTTCCAACTTTGTAAAGGCGCATTTAGCTTAGGTTTTAGGGAGTTTACCGCCAATGTCGCGAATAATGATTTAGTCCGCGTTACTGGTTACATGGTCAAACGATCTGACATTGAAACGTTCAAACAACGTGGTTCACGCAGCAATACTAGCGGTTTAGCTGCTGAGGCCGCCATGAATACCGGCATATTACAGCGCCAAGCCCGTGTTATTGCTCACGAACAAGCGCCTTTTGTTTATGAGTAA
- a CDS encoding YjjW family glycine radical enzyme activase, whose product MSKLAVVSQILPFSCVDGPGSRLVIFLQGCNYQCKNCHNPQTISLCNACGDCVDHCPEQALTLIASQDTDLKCKPHIVWHSTKCTECDTCLRVCQAQSSPKTVTYTLEKILEVISCQRYFINGITVSGGEASLQLPFVITLFKAIKSSEQLAHLTCMIDTNGSLSRTGWHKLLPYLDGAMVDLKAWHQATHYYITGRDNKAVFNSIELLAQHNKLYEVRLLHIPEVTDYDTQIDALAAYLTQLPSDTRVKLNAFHHHGVGEIASTWKQCTQADIEKLAALLSQRGVNNLALPALYL is encoded by the coding sequence ATGAGTAAACTGGCTGTTGTAAGCCAAATATTGCCGTTTTCATGCGTCGATGGACCGGGCAGTAGATTGGTAATTTTTCTGCAAGGCTGCAATTATCAATGCAAAAATTGCCATAATCCACAAACGATAAGTTTGTGTAATGCATGTGGCGATTGTGTTGATCATTGCCCTGAGCAAGCATTGACGCTCATTGCGTCGCAAGATACAGATTTAAAATGTAAGCCACATATCGTGTGGCACAGCACTAAGTGCACTGAATGTGATACTTGCCTTAGGGTATGCCAAGCACAATCCTCGCCCAAAACGGTAACTTATACGCTTGAGAAAATCCTTGAGGTCATTAGTTGTCAGCGATATTTTATTAACGGTATTACAGTTAGCGGCGGCGAAGCGAGTTTGCAATTACCTTTTGTTATTACTCTGTTTAAGGCGATTAAATCATCTGAGCAACTAGCACACTTAACTTGCATGATCGACACCAATGGTAGTTTAAGTCGCACGGGATGGCATAAGTTACTCCCCTATTTAGATGGTGCTATGGTTGATTTAAAAGCATGGCACCAAGCTACTCACTACTATATTACCGGGCGAGACAACAAAGCGGTGTTTAACTCAATTGAGTTACTTGCTCAGCACAATAAGCTGTATGAAGTGAGACTGTTACATATTCCTGAGGTTACAGATTATGATACCCAGATAGATGCCCTAGCGGCTTATTTAACTCAGCTACCAAGTGATACCCGAGTTAAACTAAATGCATTTCACCATCACGGAGTTGGTGAAATCGCTTCAACATGGAAGCAATGCACTCAGGCTGATATCGAAAAATTAGCCGCGCTGCTGAGCCAGCGAGGAGTGAATAATCTTGCCTTACCGGCGCTATATCTTTAA
- a CDS encoding histidine kinase dimerization/phospho-acceptor domain-containing protein, which translates to MPEVIFLQQLLWAKSGLWATGILMLIIMLLVVYRVIYKGIALRLSEATAALSQLSQGNTEVVLDPHGDDELTAMASAIEAFKQKTAHNQALQSELQQTASELFAHKASLESTVQARTLELAETNRQLDAEAKGHSTARVMAEQANKAKSLFLATMSHEIRTPLNGLLGTLTLLSHSPLPPAQKQMLALSQYSGTLLQNVLNDILDFSRLEQGKLTNEPRAVALNELLDEVMAIMLAGAGLSGISLYLVRGNLPKWITVDGPKLRQVLFNLLGNAIKFTPAGQVTLRVNVVEKRLTFEVSDTGVGISKKGHRSIVYRL; encoded by the coding sequence ATGCCCGAAGTAATTTTTTTACAGCAATTACTGTGGGCTAAATCAGGACTGTGGGCGACAGGTATTTTGATGTTAATCATTATGCTGTTGGTGGTTTATCGAGTTATTTATAAAGGTATCGCTTTACGCCTAAGTGAAGCAACTGCAGCATTATCTCAATTAAGTCAGGGCAATACCGAAGTAGTACTTGATCCTCACGGAGACGATGAACTCACCGCGATGGCTTCTGCCATTGAAGCTTTTAAACAAAAAACCGCGCACAATCAAGCACTGCAATCTGAATTACAACAAACGGCATCAGAATTATTTGCCCATAAAGCCTCACTTGAAAGTACCGTGCAGGCACGTACACTCGAACTGGCTGAAACCAACCGTCAACTAGACGCTGAAGCAAAAGGACATTCGACGGCTAGAGTGATGGCAGAACAAGCTAACAAGGCAAAATCGCTATTTTTAGCGACCATGAGCCATGAAATCCGTACTCCGCTAAATGGTCTTTTAGGCACCCTGACTTTACTGAGTCACTCGCCATTACCTCCAGCACAAAAACAAATGTTGGCATTATCGCAATACAGCGGCACCTTACTGCAAAATGTACTTAATGATATTTTGGACTTTTCCCGTTTGGAGCAAGGTAAATTAACTAACGAACCACGGGCTGTTGCGCTTAATGAGCTGCTCGATGAAGTGATGGCAATCATGTTAGCTGGTGCGGGATTGTCAGGTATCTCGTTATATTTAGTTCGCGGTAATTTACCTAAATGGATAACGGTAGATGGCCCCAAATTGCGCCAAGTGTTGTTTAATTTGCTCGGCAATGCCATTAAATTCACTCCAGCAGGACAGGTTACATTACGGGTAAATGTGGTCGAGAAACGATTAACCTTTGAAGTGTCAGATACTGGCGTTGGCATAAGTAAAAAAGGCCATAGATCAATTGTTTATCGCCTATAG
- a CDS encoding TSUP family transporter, giving the protein MAGTYLGAWTSTFVTSDIQLTVFVILMLMGAVMMWRNQSSRCKTGTLDVTKILLQGLGVGVVTGFVGVGGGFLNCAGFGDPRWY; this is encoded by the coding sequence ATGGCGGGGACTTACTTAGGTGCTTGGACAAGCACTTTTGTGACCAGTGACATTCAACTGACTGTGTTTGTCATTTTAATGCTTATGGGTGCCGTCATGATGTGGCGTAATCAATCAAGTCGATGTAAAACAGGCACGCTGGATGTGACCAAAATCCTCTTACAAGGCTTAGGGGTCGGTGTTGTGACTGGTTTTGTTGGTGTTGGTGGCGGCTTTTTAAATTGTGCCGGCTTTGGTGATCCTCGGTGGTATTGA
- a CDS encoding TorF family putative porin yields MNIRKTQLAQSILLGSLILSATSFANAADDNVFDGAISGKLTFASDYVFRGESETMDAEVPVVQGTLGWGNDLGWYTGVFASNIKFADPNLEIVTAPYIGKAGEFGDSGISYDVMVFSYLYPGASYSNYTELWIKVGKQFGHANVQLEVTPTIDDWFGVEGWQGVNYAVHPSYQFDNGLHVSASIGYQDLDGNGAEGWGHWNLGVSKAYAGLNFDVRYHGSTMDSDHKVYGTQTKIFDDRVVVGISKSF; encoded by the coding sequence ATGAACATTAGAAAAACTCAACTAGCTCAGTCAATTTTGTTAGGCAGTCTAATCTTATCGGCTACCTCTTTTGCCAATGCTGCAGATGATAATGTCTTCGATGGAGCCATAAGTGGTAAATTAACCTTTGCTTCAGATTATGTTTTTCGTGGCGAATCGGAAACGATGGATGCAGAAGTACCAGTGGTACAAGGTACTCTAGGGTGGGGTAATGATCTGGGCTGGTATACCGGTGTATTTGCTTCCAATATCAAATTTGCAGACCCCAATTTAGAAATTGTTACTGCACCTTATATAGGTAAAGCAGGTGAGTTTGGCGATAGTGGTATCAGTTACGACGTTATGGTTTTTTCTTACCTGTATCCAGGTGCCTCATATTCGAATTATACCGAACTGTGGATAAAAGTCGGTAAACAATTTGGTCATGCAAATGTGCAATTAGAAGTGACTCCAACAATCGACGATTGGTTTGGCGTAGAGGGCTGGCAAGGTGTTAACTATGCCGTTCATCCGAGCTATCAGTTTGACAATGGTTTACATGTTTCAGCAAGTATCGGCTACCAAGATTTAGATGGTAATGGAGCAGAAGGTTGGGGACACTGGAATTTGGGAGTGAGTAAAGCCTATGCCGGCCTCAATTTTGATGTTCGTTATCATGGCAGTACCATGGATAGCGATCATAAGGTCTATGGCACTCAAACAAAAATCTTTGATGACCGAGTGGTTGTCGGCATCAGCAAAAGTTTCTAA
- a CDS encoding LysM peptidoglycan-binding domain-containing protein, which yields MRTLIVFITTGFILLSGCQTVAIKDADADRNISTANKTTSTIPKSLARRNYQDNGDVWERIRYSMDMPIPDEQLVNQYRQWYIDNPQHLESISQRAKPFLYLIVQEFEHRDLPIELALLPMVESSFNPFAYSSADASGLWQFTSPMASHFGLQMNWWYDGRRDVPAATSAALDMLEYLYKKTDNWLYALAAYNAGEGRLREAIRYNEARGLSTDFWSLPLPKETRQYVPQLLAIADVIKNAQRYGIALKTIPNKPLVEVIDVGSQIDISVAAELANMPIARLQNLNPGFNRWATSPDGPHQLIVPVSKVNVFKKALADTDISARMKWSKYKIKPGDSMSAIAKRYQTTVSKIQQMNDINSDKIVAGQFLYMPQGVSSMIPEVELASTNKQPRTITTSNQPAVRSDHTVKYGDTLWSIAKVYKVSVEQIIAWNKMTDKDKLTVGKTCSFINSPSSNSRLNCNPVV from the coding sequence TTGAGAACATTAATTGTCTTTATCACAACAGGCTTTATCCTGTTAAGTGGTTGCCAAACGGTGGCAATTAAAGATGCCGACGCAGACCGCAATATCAGTACTGCCAATAAAACAACCTCAACGATCCCTAAGTCTTTAGCCCGCCGAAATTACCAAGACAATGGCGATGTGTGGGAACGCATCCGCTACTCAATGGATATGCCAATCCCAGATGAGCAGTTAGTTAACCAATATCGACAGTGGTATATCGATAATCCACAGCATCTTGAGAGTATTTCGCAACGCGCAAAGCCATTTTTGTATTTAATTGTGCAAGAGTTTGAGCATCGAGATTTACCTATCGAATTAGCCTTACTACCTATGGTTGAGAGCTCATTTAATCCTTTTGCTTATTCTAGCGCCGATGCGTCAGGTCTATGGCAGTTCACCTCACCAATGGCCAGCCATTTTGGCTTGCAGATGAATTGGTGGTATGACGGTCGAAGAGATGTGCCAGCGGCAACATCCGCAGCATTAGATATGCTCGAATACCTGTACAAAAAGACCGATAATTGGTTATATGCATTAGCCGCATACAATGCCGGTGAAGGTCGGTTACGTGAGGCGATTAGATACAATGAAGCGAGAGGACTGAGTACTGACTTCTGGTCTTTACCATTGCCTAAAGAAACCAGACAGTATGTGCCGCAATTACTGGCAATCGCTGATGTGATAAAAAATGCTCAACGTTATGGTATTGCACTCAAAACGATTCCTAACAAACCACTTGTTGAAGTCATTGATGTTGGCAGTCAAATCGATATCTCGGTGGCAGCTGAGCTTGCAAATATGCCCATTGCTCGGCTACAAAATCTCAATCCTGGATTTAATCGTTGGGCGACATCGCCAGACGGACCGCATCAATTAATAGTGCCTGTTAGCAAGGTAAATGTATTTAAAAAGGCACTTGCTGATACTGACATTAGCGCCAGAATGAAATGGTCTAAATATAAAATAAAACCGGGCGATAGCATGAGTGCTATTGCTAAACGTTATCAAACGACTGTGTCTAAAATTCAACAAATGAACGACATCAATAGTGATAAAATCGTTGCCGGTCAATTTTTGTATATGCCACAAGGCGTATCGAGCATGATACCAGAGGTCGAACTCGCTTCAACAAACAAACAACCAAGGACCATCACCACATCTAATCAGCCAGCAGTTCGGAGCGATCACACGGTAAAATATGGCGATACTCTTTGGAGTATTGCCAAAGTGTATAAGGTCAGTGTGGAACAAATTATCGCTTGGAACAAAATGACGGACAAAGACAAGTTGACGGTAGGCAAAACCTGCAGTTTTATCAACAGCCCTTCCAGCAACAGCAGACTCAATTGTAACCCTGTTGTTTAG
- the torT gene encoding TMAO reductase system periplasmic protein TorT: MRRLIYLLIACLGTIPLLAEATLDSSWILQQRTPFNAKIQTVKSIQYNQLTSAKKPWRICALVPHLKDAYWIGIDYGLVSKASQLGINLELFEAGSYYRKEQQLKQLEYCLNQPFDAILLGAVAPNLLDNYPGQINKPIIALVNRLDNPMITTRVGVNWYQMGWEAGHFIAKAVKKIPPSSPVTLALLTGPESVGGSDWVELGIQDAIANSHIEITSIRHTDNNRDLYRDQLHHLLNDHIPSYIIGSAVAIEAAIGTLQHKQLAGQVKLVSSYLSPATLRGLHRNKVAFSSDDQVVLQGKLAIDIMVKLLEGAQSFGDIGPQIQALEQGKVQLDMFNNSLAPASFYPIYRVTPKTNL; encoded by the coding sequence ATGCGCCGACTTATTTATTTGCTCATAGCTTGCTTAGGGACAATACCATTACTTGCTGAGGCTACATTAGATTCTAGCTGGATATTACAACAGCGGACGCCATTTAATGCCAAAATTCAAACAGTAAAATCGATACAATATAATCAACTGACTTCGGCCAAAAAGCCTTGGCGGATCTGTGCCTTAGTACCTCACCTCAAAGATGCTTATTGGATCGGTATTGATTACGGTTTGGTGTCAAAAGCCAGCCAATTAGGCATTAATTTAGAATTATTTGAAGCCGGCAGTTATTACAGAAAAGAGCAACAACTAAAACAACTTGAATACTGCCTTAATCAGCCGTTCGATGCCATCTTACTCGGTGCCGTGGCCCCTAATTTACTTGATAACTATCCGGGACAGATTAATAAACCCATCATAGCGTTAGTGAATAGACTCGATAACCCCATGATAACGACTCGTGTAGGCGTTAATTGGTATCAAATGGGCTGGGAAGCTGGCCACTTTATTGCTAAAGCTGTTAAAAAAATACCGCCATCATCTCCAGTAACACTCGCACTACTAACTGGTCCAGAAAGTGTTGGTGGCAGCGATTGGGTTGAGCTCGGTATTCAAGATGCTATTGCCAATAGTCATATTGAGATTACATCAATTCGCCATACCGATAATAATCGTGACCTTTATCGTGACCAACTTCATCATCTGCTTAATGATCATATTCCTAGCTATATTATAGGCAGTGCTGTTGCTATCGAAGCAGCAATTGGAACATTGCAACATAAACAATTAGCTGGCCAAGTAAAGCTTGTGAGCAGTTATCTATCGCCAGCGACATTGCGAGGACTGCATCGTAATAAAGTCGCTTTCAGCAGTGATGATCAAGTGGTGTTACAAGGTAAATTAGCAATAGACATCATGGTAAAACTACTTGAGGGAGCACAATCATTTGGTGATATTGGCCCACAAATACAGGCGTTAGAACAAGGAAAGGTGCAACTCGATATGTTTAATAACAGCTTAGCCCCTGCAAGTTTTTACCCTATTTACCGCGTGACGCCAAAAACTAATCTTTAA
- a CDS encoding sulfite exporter TauE/SafE family protein: MIQAIIGALLIGLVLSVLGSGGSIITVPVLLYLIGMQPQLAIASSLCIVGVISLISSMRFIKHKKSFLASCFLIWFTWHGGDLLRCLDKHFCDQ, translated from the coding sequence ATGATACAAGCAATTATTGGCGCATTATTAATTGGTTTAGTGCTGAGTGTATTGGGCTCTGGAGGCTCAATTATTACGGTTCCAGTGTTGTTATATCTTATTGGTATGCAACCACAATTAGCCATAGCTTCATCATTATGTATCGTTGGTGTAATCAGTTTAATCAGCAGTATGCGTTTCATTAAGCATAAAAAAAGTTTCTTGGCGTCATGTTTTCTTATTTGGTTTACCTGGCATGGCGGGGACTTACTTAGGTGCTTGGACAAGCACTTTTGTGACCAGTGA
- a CDS encoding LysR family transcriptional regulator, which translates to MDLAKLSRISMKHLITLHVMLDTLSVTASAERLCLSPSSVSKTLSQLRNSLNDELFYRHGNSLIATPLARRLGPSVQQMINDMNHIMSQDVFSPADYQGRFALSIRESTFELLAAKISAHILKLAANIHLDIYSKDNIGFDGLIKGSLDFIILPHDLSQPTDIDDDLVWETLINDEMVCLMNASHPLALQQDISLDDYLRFSHIGITDTDLSTPFFDILLAQQSKKRAIPISVADFGSAALMCHHSELLFTCSRHWGATAKQAQGLVIKALPIDYGKVTYSLVWHKQSMNDPAHRWLYEQILHCRHC; encoded by the coding sequence ATGGATTTGGCAAAGCTTTCCCGTATTAGCATGAAACACTTAATCACTTTGCATGTGATGCTTGATACCCTCAGTGTCACTGCCAGTGCTGAACGCTTATGTTTAAGCCCATCATCGGTAAGTAAAACCTTGAGTCAATTAAGAAACAGCCTTAATGATGAATTATTTTATCGACATGGTAATTCGCTAATCGCCACCCCCTTAGCGCGAAGACTGGGCCCTAGTGTGCAGCAGATGATCAATGATATGAACCATATCATGAGCCAAGATGTGTTTAGTCCTGCTGATTATCAAGGCCGTTTTGCGCTCTCTATACGTGAAAGCACCTTTGAACTACTGGCGGCAAAAATAAGCGCTCATATTCTTAAGTTAGCAGCCAACATCCATTTAGATATTTACAGTAAAGACAATATTGGTTTTGATGGCTTAATAAAGGGCTCGTTAGATTTCATTATTTTACCCCACGACCTAAGTCAGCCGACGGATATTGATGACGATTTAGTCTGGGAAACCTTGATCAATGATGAGATGGTTTGTTTAATGAATGCATCACATCCTTTGGCTTTGCAGCAAGACATCAGCCTTGATGACTATTTGCGATTCAGCCATATAGGTATAACCGATACCGACTTAAGCACACCCTTTTTTGATATTTTGCTGGCTCAGCAATCCAAAAAACGCGCGATCCCCATTTCAGTAGCAGACTTTGGTAGTGCCGCCTTAATGTGTCACCACAGTGAATTACTGTTTACCTGCTCGCGCCACTGGGGAGCCACAGCCAAACAAGCCCAAGGGCTGGTCATTAAAGCTTTACCTATAGATTATGGCAAAGTCACTTATAGCCTCGTATGGCATAAGCAAAGCATGAATGATCCCGCACACCGATGGTTATATGAGCAAATATTACACTGTCGTCATTGCTAA